From the Halorhabdus utahensis DSM 12940 genome, one window contains:
- a CDS encoding DUF7859 family protein codes for MVDPVLVGIVVVVLAFVFFVYLFVRRIATGFSQGMREGKRGG; via the coding sequence ATGGTTGACCCGGTTCTCGTCGGCATCGTCGTCGTCGTCCTCGCGTTCGTCTTCTTCGTCTACCTGTTCGTCCGCCGGATCGCGACCGGCTTCAGCCAGGGCATGCGTGAAGGCAAGCGCGGTGGGTAA
- a CDS encoding DUF373 family protein, with the protein MLLVLCVDLDDDIGRKTGIETPVVGRDAVESAAVEFATADPEDSDLNVLFEGIHLYDELDRAGESVEVAAVTGIEGSDVAANRAVGVEIDTVLAGLTTGEDVRAVIVTDGAQDESVVPVIRSRVDIDGVRRVVVRQAQDLESMYYTIKQVLNDPETRGTILVPLGILLLIYPLAVIANFLGMPGDVFGLASGLLGIYILSRGLGLGDAVDGVVDRARSGLYAGRVTIVTYVVAGVLLAIGGASGLEMLDTVRGGLESATLGATQAVAAVLAGAIHWLAAAGITSSLGQVTDEYLAGRFRWRYLNAPFYILAIAGVIHAVSLYVLGRVSLSYLAAMLTAGTLLGLFSTLAFAIAEDRLESAESQASA; encoded by the coding sequence ATGCTGCTGGTCCTGTGCGTGGATCTCGACGACGACATCGGCCGGAAGACCGGCATCGAAACGCCGGTCGTGGGTCGCGACGCCGTCGAGAGCGCCGCAGTCGAGTTCGCGACGGCCGATCCAGAGGACAGTGACCTCAACGTGTTGTTCGAGGGGATCCACCTCTACGACGAACTCGATCGCGCCGGCGAGTCCGTCGAAGTCGCTGCTGTGACCGGGATCGAGGGCAGTGACGTCGCTGCCAATCGGGCCGTCGGTGTGGAGATCGACACCGTCCTCGCGGGATTGACGACCGGCGAGGACGTCCGTGCGGTCATCGTCACCGATGGCGCACAGGACGAAAGCGTCGTGCCCGTGATCCGTTCGCGGGTCGACATCGACGGCGTCCGTCGGGTCGTCGTCCGCCAGGCCCAGGATCTGGAATCGATGTACTACACCATCAAACAGGTGCTCAACGACCCCGAGACTCGGGGGACGATCCTGGTCCCGCTCGGGATCCTGTTGCTCATCTATCCGCTCGCCGTCATCGCGAACTTCCTCGGCATGCCCGGCGACGTGTTCGGGCTTGCGTCGGGGTTGCTCGGCATCTACATCCTCTCGCGGGGACTCGGACTCGGGGACGCCGTCGACGGCGTCGTCGATCGAGCTCGATCCGGGCTGTACGCTGGCCGGGTGACGATTGTCACCTACGTGGTTGCCGGGGTGTTGCTGGCGATCGGTGGCGCGAGCGGGTTGGAGATGCTCGACACCGTCCGCGGCGGGCTGGAATCTGCGACGCTGGGTGCGACTCAGGCTGTGGCCGCGGTGCTCGCGGGGGCGATCCACTGGCTCGCCGCCGCCGGGATCACTAGCAGCCTCGGCCAGGTGACCGACGAATATCTTGCCGGACGATTCCGGTGGCGATATCTCAACGCCCCGTTCTACATTCTCGCCATCGCCGGTGTCATCCACGCCGTCAGTCTGTACGTCCTCGGCCGGGTCTCCCTTTCGTATCTCGCGGCGATGCTCACCGCCGGGACGCTGTTGGGACTGTTCAGCACGCTCGCGTTCGCCATTGCCGAGGATCGCCTCGAGAGCGCCGAGTCCCAGGCTAGCGCGTGA
- a CDS encoding ABC transporter permease subunit produces MFETARFESERLVPASAVIGLGLAAFGGMMTLIAPGILGDVDIAALLEQYPSVMVEEMGLGHMGTIEGFIALELYEYVWLLGLGAYVAYTAAGSIAGDVETGRMDTLLAAPIARWRLLVEKYLALLTPIVVVNVVVFVGVTGAVQVIEETIPVADLVAVHVLSIPYLLACGAFGMLVSVAAPRRILAEGVAAGTIIGTFLFEMLLSNTDLAWLGGIAPMRYYDPLAILTESTYDPAGGAILVSAAVVLLAGSAWLFGEVDVQ; encoded by the coding sequence ATGTTTGAGACCGCGCGTTTCGAGTCCGAACGGCTGGTTCCCGCTTCGGCGGTCATCGGGCTGGGGCTTGCGGCCTTCGGCGGGATGATGACGCTTATCGCCCCCGGCATCCTCGGGGACGTCGATATCGCGGCCCTGCTTGAGCAGTACCCGTCCGTGATGGTCGAGGAGATGGGGCTGGGACACATGGGGACCATCGAGGGCTTCATCGCACTCGAACTCTACGAGTACGTCTGGCTGCTCGGCCTCGGGGCGTACGTCGCCTACACCGCGGCCGGCTCGATCGCGGGTGACGTCGAGACCGGGCGGATGGACACGCTACTCGCCGCGCCGATCGCCCGGTGGCGACTGCTCGTCGAGAAATACCTCGCACTGCTGACGCCCATCGTCGTCGTCAACGTCGTCGTCTTTGTGGGTGTGACGGGAGCGGTGCAGGTGATCGAGGAGACGATTCCCGTTGCCGACCTCGTCGCGGTCCACGTGCTGTCGATCCCCTACTTGCTTGCGTGTGGTGCGTTCGGCATGCTCGTCTCCGTCGCCGCGCCGCGCCGCATTCTCGCCGAGGGCGTGGCGGCCGGCACGATCATCGGAACGTTCCTCTTCGAGATGCTCCTCAGCAACACGGATCTCGCGTGGCTGGGTGGTATCGCGCCGATGCGATACTACGATCCCCTGGCGATCCTCACCGAGAGCACGTACGATCCCGCCGGGGGAGCGATCCTCGTTTCCGCCGCGGTCGTGCTCCTGGCCGGGAGTGCCTGGCTGTTCGGGGAGGTCGACGTGCAATGA
- a CDS encoding aminopeptidase codes for MDPRIREHAQLVADALDLSEGDNLLIKSEPAAEDLVVALYEIAGDRGAHPVSMRTNRSGRAIRSYLQAADAADVDFETPAHEQALVEAADCHAVIRSHVNVTELEDVAPEVNSDYEKAHQPILNERLTDRWTLTQHPTPADAQLAEMSTEAYENFVYDAILKDWDEQREFQAQLVEILEDASEVRIASGDTTDVTMSVDGNHVINDTDTHNLPGGEVFTAPIPDSVEGDVLFDKPVYRRGREITDARLVFEDGEVVEHSASKNEELLTSILDTDEGARRLGELGIGMNRDIDRFTYNMLFDEKMGDTVHMAVGRAYEDNVGVGNEQNESAQHVDMIVDMSEDSFIEVDGEVVQEDGTFVFEDGFKG; via the coding sequence ATGGACCCACGCATCCGCGAACACGCACAGCTGGTCGCCGACGCGCTCGATCTGAGCGAGGGCGACAACCTGCTCATCAAGAGCGAGCCCGCCGCCGAGGATTTGGTTGTTGCACTCTACGAGATCGCCGGTGATCGCGGCGCACACCCCGTTTCGATGCGTACCAATCGAAGCGGACGGGCCATCCGAAGCTATCTCCAGGCGGCCGACGCCGCCGACGTCGACTTCGAGACACCGGCCCACGAACAGGCCCTGGTCGAGGCGGCCGACTGTCACGCCGTCATTCGCTCTCACGTAAACGTCACCGAACTGGAGGACGTCGCTCCCGAGGTCAACTCCGATTACGAGAAGGCCCACCAGCCGATTCTCAACGAGCGGCTGACCGACCGCTGGACGCTCACCCAGCATCCCACGCCCGCCGACGCCCAACTCGCCGAGATGAGCACCGAAGCCTACGAGAACTTCGTCTACGATGCGATCCTCAAAGACTGGGACGAACAACGCGAGTTCCAGGCTCAGTTGGTCGAGATCCTCGAGGACGCCAGCGAGGTCAGGATCGCGAGCGGCGACACCACCGACGTCACCATGTCCGTCGACGGCAACCACGTCATCAACGACACGGACACGCACAACCTCCCCGGCGGCGAGGTGTTCACCGCCCCGATCCCCGACAGCGTCGAAGGTGACGTCCTCTTCGACAAGCCCGTCTATCGCCGTGGGCGGGAGATTACCGACGCACGACTCGTCTTCGAAGACGGCGAAGTCGTCGAGCACAGCGCCTCGAAGAACGAGGAGCTGCTGACGAGCATTCTCGACACCGACGAGGGAGCCCGCCGCCTGGGCGAACTCGGGATCGGGATGAACCGCGATATCGACCGCTTCACCTACAACATGCTCTTCGACGAGAAGATGGGCGACACCGTCCACATGGCCGTCGGCCGCGCCTACGAGGACAACGTCGGCGTTGGCAACGAGCAAAACGAGTCGGCCCAACACGTCGACATGATCGTCGACATGAGCGAGGACTCATTCATCGAAGTCGACGGTGAAGTGGTTCAGGAAGACGGGACGTTCGTGTTCGAAGACGGCTTCAAGGGATAA
- a CDS encoding metallophosphoesterase has protein sequence MIAVFADTHGTDDLQLAGRAANALADAERVLHAGDFTTAAVYEAFEARTSELIAVHGNSDAAPLRDRLPAVETIEWNDRELLLIHGHEHTPTSLPLLARERGADLVITGHTHRPAIERLGDLHVLNPGSHTDPRASAPSYAELRQETGDVVIELREPTGKIIERRRVAGE, from the coding sequence ATGATCGCCGTCTTCGCAGACACCCACGGGACTGACGACCTACAGCTCGCCGGACGGGCAGCCAATGCACTCGCTGATGCCGAGAGAGTGCTCCATGCGGGAGACTTCACGACGGCGGCGGTCTACGAGGCCTTCGAGGCCCGAACTTCCGAGTTGATCGCCGTCCACGGCAACAGTGACGCGGCTCCACTTCGGGATCGATTGCCTGCCGTCGAGACGATCGAATGGAACGACCGAGAACTGCTTCTCATTCACGGACACGAACACACGCCGACGTCGCTGCCGTTGCTCGCTCGGGAGCGAGGTGCCGATCTCGTTATCACCGGACACACCCACCGACCAGCGATCGAGCGACTCGGGGATCTCCACGTCCTCAATCCGGGAAGTCACACCGATCCGCGGGCGAGCGCGCCGTCGTACGCCGAACTTCGCCAGGAAACGGGTGACGTGGTGATCGAACTCCGGGAGCCGACGGGGAAAATCATCGAGCGACGGCGCGTCGCTGGGGAGTGA
- a CDS encoding DUF192 domain-containing protein, with the protein MDYSRLVDVLVVVLLALATVLSLTGPTSPLAPILSPLSYEEPTISISDENGTELATVDVRVADTDRERYIGLSRTESLSDGEGMLFVHAESGTYPYVMRNMAFPIDIVFIDTNGTITTIHHAELPADPSDPQQQYWGEGQYVLEVPFGWTNETGIETGDHVSIPESVRP; encoded by the coding sequence GTGGACTACAGTCGACTCGTCGACGTACTCGTCGTCGTGCTGCTTGCTCTGGCGACAGTGCTTTCGCTCACTGGCCCCACGAGCCCGCTTGCCCCCATTCTATCGCCGTTGTCCTACGAGGAGCCGACGATCTCGATCAGCGACGAGAACGGCACCGAACTCGCAACCGTCGACGTTCGGGTCGCCGATACCGACCGCGAACGCTATATCGGTCTGAGCCGGACCGAGTCCCTTTCGGACGGTGAGGGGATGCTGTTCGTCCACGCCGAATCCGGCACCTATCCCTACGTAATGCGAAACATGGCGTTCCCGATCGACATCGTCTTCATCGATACCAACGGGACGATCACGACGATCCATCACGCCGAGTTGCCAGCAGATCCCAGCGACCCACAGCAACAATACTGGGGAGAGGGCCAGTACGTGCTCGAAGTACCGTTCGGCTGGACCAATGAAACTGGCATCGAAACTGGAGATCACGTCTCGATCCCCGAATCGGTCCGCCCGTGA
- a CDS encoding ABC transporter permease, whose translation MSTERAGPATREPDDNPLLVVARFEGRNRLRVTGVIAVLFTLFGLMYVWLGPQMIEAGFSELIDAMPPVVTELFGFESLESIEGLLASEFYTLGWIVGLGGYLAYTAAGTVAGDLRDERMDTLVAAPVARRSVLLGKYLALLVPILVLNAVVPVVLYVASVAIDQTLPLADLAIVHAFSIPYLLFWSAIGLLLGVVVRRGRTAGRVALALVFFGWLAESIISTTDYEWLGGLSPMRYFDPSGVLVQGTYDVAGAGLLLAGAVLAVGLSQYWFQRRDL comes from the coding sequence ATGAGTACCGAGAGAGCGGGGCCCGCGACCCGCGAACCCGACGACAACCCGCTGCTCGTGGTCGCCCGCTTCGAGGGGCGCAATCGACTCCGGGTGACGGGCGTCATCGCCGTGCTGTTCACGCTGTTCGGCCTCATGTACGTCTGGCTCGGCCCGCAGATGATCGAGGCCGGGTTCTCGGAGTTGATCGACGCGATGCCACCGGTCGTCACCGAACTGTTCGGCTTCGAGAGCCTGGAGTCGATCGAAGGACTCCTCGCCAGCGAGTTCTACACGCTCGGCTGGATCGTCGGTCTCGGGGGCTATCTCGCCTATACCGCCGCCGGGACGGTCGCCGGCGACCTCCGGGACGAGCGGATGGACACACTGGTGGCCGCCCCCGTGGCCAGGCGAAGCGTCCTCCTCGGGAAGTACCTCGCGCTTCTCGTCCCGATCCTCGTCCTCAACGCCGTCGTCCCGGTCGTGCTGTACGTGGCATCGGTGGCTATCGACCAGACGCTTCCGCTCGCCGATCTCGCGATCGTCCACGCCTTCTCCATCCCGTATCTCCTCTTCTGGAGTGCGATTGGCCTGTTGCTCGGGGTGGTCGTCCGCCGAGGTCGAACTGCCGGGCGGGTCGCGCTCGCGCTGGTCTTTTTCGGCTGGCTCGCGGAGTCGATCATCTCGACGACCGATTACGAGTGGCTCGGCGGGCTCTCACCGATGCGATATTTCGACCCGTCGGGTGTCCTCGTCCAGGGGACCTACGATGTCGCCGGGGCGGGCCTGCTACTGGCCGGTGCGGTCCTGGCAGTCGGCCTCAGCCAGTACTGGTTCCAGCGACGGGATCTCTGA
- a CDS encoding creatininase family protein gives MRLAESTWAQAEAIETDLAILPVGSTEQHGPHAPLGTDAIIAEAVADAGVEAYPGDAVVAPPITVGVSEEHRAFPGSLWVSEDTFRATVRETVASLAHHGWDRVVIVNGHGGNVNPLREVCARISRHDDAYAVPFTWFEAVDPGDISMGHAGPMETSVLEEVAPDLIDEEKMETAREEAAERWGEWTGGVNLAYDVEEFAPNGVVGDPTVADAERGEKLLRSARDELVTLLEDVAERDRPKA, from the coding sequence ATGCGCCTTGCCGAATCGACCTGGGCCCAGGCGGAAGCCATCGAGACAGATCTCGCCATCCTCCCGGTCGGAAGCACCGAACAACACGGCCCGCACGCACCCCTCGGAACCGATGCCATCATTGCCGAGGCCGTCGCCGACGCAGGGGTCGAGGCCTATCCCGGAGACGCCGTCGTTGCCCCACCGATCACCGTCGGCGTCAGCGAGGAACACCGTGCCTTCCCCGGCTCGCTGTGGGTCAGCGAGGACACCTTCCGGGCGACCGTCCGCGAGACCGTCGCCAGTCTCGCCCACCACGGCTGGGACCGCGTCGTGATCGTCAACGGCCACGGCGGCAACGTCAACCCACTCCGGGAAGTCTGTGCCCGGATTTCCCGCCACGACGACGCCTACGCAGTCCCGTTCACCTGGTTCGAAGCGGTCGATCCCGGGGACATCTCGATGGGACACGCCGGGCCGATGGAGACCAGCGTACTCGAAGAAGTCGCGCCCGATCTCATTGATGAAGAAAAGATGGAAACAGCCCGCGAGGAAGCCGCCGAGCGCTGGGGCGAGTGGACGGGCGGCGTGAATCTCGCCTACGATGTCGAGGAATTCGCGCCCAACGGCGTCGTCGGCGATCCGACTGTGGCGGACGCCGAACGCGGCGAGAAACTCCTCCGTTCGGCCCGGGACGAGCTGGTAACACTGCTCGAAGACGTGGCCGAGCGCGACCGCCCGAAGGCGTAA
- a CDS encoding ABC transporter ATP-binding protein produces the protein MPPIQTSELTKYYGDVRGVEDLSFAVEEGEVFGFLGPNGAGKTTTIRTLMGFQSPTGGTATVLGADIRDGAALREVRADVGYLPSEPSFNENVTGRRLLDYHGSLRGDIRSDEMLELFDPPLDRKVREYSRGNKQMLAIVMAFMHDPDVLIMDEPTSGLDPLKQEQLLEFIRTEQQRGKTFFFSSHILSEVRKVCDRVAIIRDGHLVELEDVESLLDRSGKIVRARLSGDLDPDALALDGVHDIEVSSDGSEDGDEGDGETAIAKSEATSVTFTYTGAYEPMLRQLLEYEIFDLTIEEAPLEDVFMRFYGENPAERVEAVENGKPVDSEIEEGAEEADV, from the coding sequence ATGCCGCCCATCCAGACCAGCGAATTGACGAAGTATTACGGCGACGTACGGGGCGTCGAGGATCTCTCCTTCGCCGTCGAGGAGGGTGAAGTCTTCGGGTTTCTCGGCCCGAACGGCGCGGGGAAGACGACGACCATCCGGACGCTGATGGGGTTTCAGTCGCCAACCGGCGGGACGGCGACCGTTCTGGGAGCCGACATTAGAGACGGGGCGGCGCTCCGGGAGGTTCGCGCGGACGTGGGCTACCTGCCGAGCGAGCCGAGTTTCAACGAGAACGTGACCGGTCGCCGCTTGCTCGACTATCACGGGTCGCTCCGTGGAGACATCCGAAGCGACGAGATGCTCGAACTGTTCGATCCGCCGCTGGACCGGAAGGTGCGGGAGTACTCCCGCGGCAACAAGCAGATGCTCGCCATTGTCATGGCGTTCATGCACGACCCGGATGTGCTCATCATGGACGAGCCCACCTCCGGACTTGATCCCTTGAAGCAGGAACAACTCCTGGAGTTCATCCGCACCGAACAGCAACGCGGGAAGACGTTCTTTTTCTCCTCGCACATTCTGAGCGAGGTCCGGAAAGTCTGCGATCGAGTAGCGATCATTCGAGACGGCCATCTCGTCGAACTCGAAGACGTCGAGTCGCTGCTGGATCGCAGTGGGAAGATCGTCCGGGCGCGGCTGAGTGGCGATCTCGACCCCGACGCGCTGGCTCTGGACGGCGTCCACGATATCGAGGTCAGCAGCGACGGGAGTGAAGATGGGGACGAAGGCGACGGCGAAACGGCCATTGCAAAGAGTGAGGCGACGAGCGTCACGTTCACGTACACTGGGGCTTACGAACCCATGCTCCGGCAGCTACTCGAGTACGAAATCTTCGATCTGACGATCGAGGAGGCCCCACTCGAAGACGTGTTCATGCGATTTTATGGGGAGAACCCGGCCGAGCGTGTCGAAGCAGTCGAGAACGGCAAGCCCGTCGACAGCGAGATCGAGGAAGGGGCGGAGGAGGCCGATGTTTGA